In a single window of the Megalobrama amblycephala isolate DHTTF-2021 unplaced genomic scaffold, ASM1881202v1 scaffold449, whole genome shotgun sequence genome:
- the LOC125261640 gene encoding gastrula zinc finger protein XlCGF9.1-like, protein MSFTVKGSLNAHMKIHTGEKPNTCLQCGKSFDKQENLTVHMMRVHSGENLYTCPQCGKSIKQKGHFEVHMRAHSEEKPFTCPQCERSFNQKGHFEEHIRTHTGERPFTCQHCGRSFIRKGILNRHMRIHTGEKPFICGHCGKCFQYKVTLKYHMSIH, encoded by the coding sequence ATGAGTTTCACTGTAAAAGGAAGCCTTAACGcccacatgaaaattcacacaGGAGAAAAGCCTAACACGTGCcttcaatgtggaaagagttttgataAACAAGAAAACCTTACAGTCCACATGATGAGAGTTCACTCAGGAGAGAATCTATACacatgccctcagtgtggaaagagtatAAAACAAAAAGGACACTTTGAAGTACACATGAGAGCTCACTCTgaagagaagcctttcacatgCCCTCAGTGTGAAAGGAGTTTCAATCAAAAAGGACACTTTGAAGAACACATaagaactcacactggagagaggcctttcacctgccaacactGTGGGAGGAGTTTCATCCGAAAAGGAATCCTTAACaggcacatgagaattcacactggagagaagccgtttaTATGTGGTCACTGTGGAAAGTGTTTCCAATATAAAGTAACCCTAAAGTACCACATGAGCATTCACTGA